A stretch of the Oikeobacillus pervagus genome encodes the following:
- a CDS encoding DNA/RNA non-specific endonuclease, whose product MNDDAKKTLESLRHYIGEIQVPVRLRQEKLSIGTGDVSIYGVETKTLREINQQAFSVKDDRVRGVTKGTGNGNIVNEVKEIDFGKHIIKGENGKKQLLPNTKYVTNDNYKYTTDELGRIVNVDAPELVLKKANRNKYAQANVGGRDRLPDDDGGHLIGAQFNGPPDIDNLVPQNSQINRRGGVWYEMETEWANALKEVPPKKVSVSNEPIYSNNSMRPDSFMVEYEIEGQFPVIREIANKSGG is encoded by the coding sequence ATGAACGATGATGCGAAAAAAACTTTAGAGTCACTACGACATTATATTGGGGAGATTCAAGTACCTGTCCGTCTTCGTCAAGAAAAACTGTCTATAGGCACTGGAGATGTCTCAATCTATGGAGTTGAAACAAAAACTCTTCGGGAGATTAATCAGCAAGCATTTTCTGTGAAGGATGACCGTGTAAGGGGAGTTACTAAGGGTACGGGTAATGGTAATATAGTCAACGAAGTTAAAGAAATTGATTTTGGAAAGCACATAATAAAAGGTGAAAATGGTAAGAAACAACTACTCCCAAATACTAAGTACGTAACCAATGATAACTACAAATATACTACCGATGAACTTGGACGTATTGTAAATGTAGATGCTCCCGAACTTGTATTGAAAAAGGCTAATAGAAATAAATACGCTCAGGCAAATGTAGGGGGAAGAGACAGATTACCAGATGATGATGGCGGACATTTAATAGGAGCACAATTTAATGGTCCTCCTGATATTGATAATCTTGTACCACAAAATAGTCAAATTAATAGGAGGGGTGGAGTTTGGTACGAAATGGAGACTGAATGGGCCAATGCATTGAAAGAGGTACCACCCAAGAAAGTCTCTGTTAGTAATGAACCGATCTATTCTAATAATTCAATGCGACCAGATTCCTTTATGGTCGAATATGAAATTGAAGGCCAATTTCCAGTGATTCGCGAGATTGCAAATAAATCAGGAGGCTGA